A stretch of DNA from Bradyrhizobium algeriense:
GGCTGAGCGCCCTGCTTCTGCGCATCCGGGTCGGGCCGGGCCGGTTGCGGCGGCACGCCTGACGGCCGTTGGCCGGTCGTGCCCGGCTCGGGCGGCGCAGGCGGCTTCGTTTCCGCGCCCGGCGTCGATTGCGTAGGCGGCGTCGCCTGCGCGATTTTCTGGGCATCGCGCGAGGTGAGCGCGGTCAGTGCAAGCGCTGAGGCGGCCAGTCCCGCCGCGATCAGCAGGGACGCGAGCAACATTTCCCGTCGGTATTCGCGTTGGCGGTCATCGGCAGGCATCGTTCAACCCCACGAATTTGTTCGTAAGCTTCAACGGCCAGCGGGGCGCATGGTTCCGCGGGGAACCAGCGCCCGCTCGAAACACCTAAAATTCGAGGATTCCAGCATCGCACCGGGATTTCCGCGCCGTCCTCGAGCCGCACGATCAGCACGGTGCCGGCTCATGCATGGCGGAACTAATCCGTCGTGCTCACTTCTCTGGTGCTGACCAGTGTGCCACGATCTCCAGGAGATCGTCGCCGAGTTCGACCACATTGACATCGGCCACCGGATAGTTGGCGGCTTCCAGCCTCTCCACCAGGCGATCGCGCATATCGGGCAGCGCTTCCGGGGTGACCGCGAGCTTGAAATAATAGGTTGCTTCCGACGACTGCTCGTTGAGCGGAATCCGATTGATCGCGTTCACGAGGGGACGCAGCAACGTATTGCCGGCGATCACGAAGACCGTCAGCGCCACCGCCTGGGCGACCATGTCGGCGCCGGCGCAGGATCCGACCGCGGCCGATGCCCACAGCGTCGCCGCGGTGTTGAGGCCGCGCACGTCCATGCCCTGCTTCATGATGACGCCGGCGCCGAGGAAGCCGATCCCCGACACGACGTAGGCAATCACGCGCACCGCACCCTCGGCAGCGGTCAGGTGCATGGGTCGACGAAGGCCGCTGCGCCAATGGCGACCAGCACATTGGTACGCAAGCCCGCGGTGCGCTGCCGATATTGCCGCTCCGCACCGATCAAGGTGCCGAGCACGAACGCCGCGGTCAAACTGACCAGCGTGTCGAGAAAATCGTGAATCTGGAAGGTCGTTAGAAACCGCATGGCCCCACATAGCGGCTGAATACGACGGATCGATTAAAACTCAAGCATCCCGGCGTCGCCATCCTCGGTGCCGAAGGCCAGCAGCGTGCCCTTGGCGTTCCAGGCCAGCGCCGAGACCGGCTCGCTGCCATTGCGGCGCACCAGGATTTCCGCGCCGTCCTCGAGCCGCACGATCAGCACGGTACCGTCGCCATAGCCTGCGGCCATGATGTCCTGCTTCGGATGACAGGCGACCATGGAGACGCGCGCCTGCAGCGGTGCCAACATCGCAGGCTCCTTGCCCATCGGGCCGTCCTTGCTGGCGAACGGCCAGATGATCACGGTGTCGGCGCCCGAGGTGGCGAGCCCCTTGCCGCCCGTGCTCCACGACATCGAGCGGACGCGGCCGGGATAGCCGCTCATCCGCATGTGCCTGTTATCGGCAAGCCGCCAGCCGTGCAGCGCCGGCTCGTGCATCGCGGTGACGAGGAATTTGTTGTCCGGGCTGAAGGTGACGGCGAGATGCGAGCCGGCCCATTCCAGAAATTCCGGCTTCGCCGCCATGTTGGGAAACCACAGCGTCACGCCGTTGTAGTGGGCGACCGCCACGCGCAGGCCTTTTGGCGCGAAGGCCAGACCGCCGACGGTCGACGGTGCATCAAAACTCTTTTCCTCGCCCTTGCCGCTGCGGACGAACGCGGTCTTGCCGGCCGACCAGGCCACCGCGCCATCGGGATGCAGCGCGACGTTATCGATCCAGCGCCGTTTTGCGTCGGTTACCAGCACCGACGTCTCGCCTTTTGCGTTCAACGCAACGACCTTGCCGTCATCGCCGCCGGTGACGATGCGCTTGCCGTCAGAGGCCGCACATAGGATGGCACCGCCATGGATGGCGACTTTCGAGACTTCGCCCGCCTGGTCCACCATCGCCGCGTGCTCCTCGGCACCGACAAACACTGCGGTATCGCCGAGGAAATAGATCGAGCTGACGGGCATGCCGACAGGCAACGCCCGCACCTGGTCGGTGATGGAAGCGATGGAGGGCGCTTCGCCCGGATCGAACTCTTTCATCACGTGACGATACAGCTTTCAAAGCCGTCGCGGATCATCTGCTCCGGCAATTCGCGGCCGATGAAGACGACGCGGCTTTCGCGCGCCTCGCCGTCCTTCCACTTCCGCTGGTGATCGCCCTCCAGCATCATGTGGACGCCCTGGAAGACGTAGCGGTCATCGTCGTCGGTGAAGGCGAGGATGCCTTTCGAGCGCAGGATCTTCTGGCCCTCGGTGGCGACGAGGTTCTGCAGCCACGGCATGAACAGGGTCGGGTCGAGCGGCTTGTCCGACCGCAGCGACAGCGATTGCATGTCCTCGTCGTGGTAATGCTTCAACCCGCCATGGCTGTGGCTGTGGTCATGGTGGTCGTGCCCATGATGATGATCGTGGTCGTGGTGATGATCATGGCCATTGCCGGCATCGAGGAATTCCGGCTCGATCTCCAGGATGCGATCCAGGTCGAACGCGCCGCGTTCCAGCACATCCGACAGCGCCACCTTGCAGCGCTCGGTGCGGTGCAGCTTTGCGTAAGGGTTGATGCCGCGGATGCGGGCCTCCACTTCGGCCAGCTCTGGCTTGGAGACGAGGTCCGTCTTGTTCAGCACGATCACGTCGGCGAATGCGATCTGGTTCTTGGCTTCCGGCGCATCCTTCAGGCGGTCGCTCAGCCACTTTGCATCAGCCACCGTCACCACCGCGTCGAGGCGGGCGTTCTTCTGCACGTCCTCGTCCACGAAAAAGGTCTGCGCCACCGGGGCCGGGTCCGCCAACCCAGTCGTCTCGACGATGATGGCGTCGAACTTGCCCTTGCGCTTCATCAGGCCGTCCATGATGCGGACAAGGTCGCCGCGCACCGTGCAGCAGACGCAGCCATTGTTCATCTCGAACACTTCCTCGTCCGCACCGATGATGAGGTCGTTGTCGATGCCGATCTCGCCGAATTCGTTGACGATGACGGCGTATTTCTTGCCGTGGTTTTCCGACAGGATGCGGTTCAAAAGCGTGGTCTTGCCGGCGCCGAGATAGCCCGTCAGCACGGTCACTGGAATTTTCTGGGACGAAGGTTCAGACATAACGGCTCCGGAGATATTCAGCGTATTGGGCCAGGACCATACCCAATCCCGTTCCTCAGGGTCCTTATATTGTGCCTTACCATATCAATGTAAGTGGGGGCGTCGCCCTTTTCGTCAGTCAAACTGTCCGAGTAAAGGGTGCCACCGACCCTGGCGCCTGTCTCCGCGGAGATCCGCTCGATCAGGCGCGGATCGCTGATATTTTCCAGAAAAACAGCCGGAATTTTCCTGGTTTTGATCTGGGTGATGATCCCGGCAATATCCCGGGCACTCGGCTCGGACTCGGTTGAGACGCCGCGCGGCGCGATGAACTCGATACCGTAGGCTTTTGCGAAATAGCCAAAGGCAGTATGGGTCGAGATCACCTTGCGATGCTCCGGCGGGATTGACCCGACCCACGGGCTTATCTCGCCCTCAAGGGCTTCGAGCTTCACCCGATAGGCTTCGGCATTGGCCTCGAAAAGCGCCGCATCTGCGGGAGCTGCTGCGCTGAGCGCATTACGAATATTGTAGACGTATGTTTTGGCATTGGTGACTGTTTGCCATGCATGCGGGTCGGTA
This window harbors:
- a CDS encoding WD40 repeat domain-containing protein; the encoded protein is MKEFDPGEAPSIASITDQVRALPVGMPVSSIYFLGDTAVFVGAEEHAAMVDQAGEVSKVAIHGGAILCAASDGKRIVTGGDDGKVVALNAKGETSVLVTDAKRRWIDNVALHPDGAVAWSAGKTAFVRSGKGEEKSFDAPSTVGGLAFAPKGLRVAVAHYNGVTLWFPNMAAKPEFLEWAGSHLAVTFSPDNKFLVTAMHEPALHGWRLADNRHMRMSGYPGRVRSMSWSTGGKGLATSGADTVIIWPFASKDGPMGKEPAMLAPLQARVSMVACHPKQDIMAAGYGDGTVLIVRLEDGAEILVRRNGSEPVSALAWNAKGTLLAFGTEDGDAGMLEF
- a CDS encoding GTP-binding protein: MSEPSSQKIPVTVLTGYLGAGKTTLLNRILSENHGKKYAVIVNEFGEIGIDNDLIIGADEEVFEMNNGCVCCTVRGDLVRIMDGLMKRKGKFDAIIVETTGLADPAPVAQTFFVDEDVQKNARLDAVVTVADAKWLSDRLKDAPEAKNQIAFADVIVLNKTDLVSKPELAEVEARIRGINPYAKLHRTERCKVALSDVLERGAFDLDRILEIEPEFLDAGNGHDHHHDHDHHHGHDHHDHSHSHGGLKHYHDEDMQSLSLRSDKPLDPTLFMPWLQNLVATEGQKILRSKGILAFTDDDDRYVFQGVHMMLEGDHQRKWKDGEARESRVVFIGRELPEQMIRDGFESCIVT
- a CDS encoding metal ABC transporter substrate-binding protein, with the protein product MRRLCWLICLGLIAVSGPVQAQDRLNVVASFSILGDFVRNVGGDRVNVTTLVGPNSDAHVYVPTPADAKRVADAKLVFVNGLGFEGWMQRLVQSSGSKATVVVASTNITPLKLGSSTDPHAWQTVTNAKTYVYNIRNALSAAAPADAALFEANAEAYRVKLEALEGEISPWVGSIPPEHRKVISTHTAFGYFAKAYGIEFIAPRGVSTESEPSARDIAGIITQIKTRKIPAVFLENISDPRLIERISAETGARVGGTLYSDSLTDEKGDAPTYIDMVRHNIRTLRNGIGYGPGPIR